The Elusimicrobiota bacterium genomic interval TGTAGGCTGTGGTAAGGTTGAGGAAATAAAAAGAACCTGTGAAGAAAACTCTGTCAGCACAGTAATTTTTGATAATGAATTAAATCCTACTCAGCAACGAAATTTAGAACAGAATATTCCAGCAAAAATTATTGATAGAACACAACTGATACTTGATATTTTTGCTCAGCGGGCACACACACAGGAAGCAAAACTGCAAGTAGAACTCGCCCGAAATTATTATCAACTGCCACGGCTAACACAACGGGAAAAATTTTTAGCACAACAGGTTGGAAATATCGGTGTTCGGGCAGGGTTTGGTGAAAAAAAATTGGAAGTTGACAGACGCCAAATCCGAGATAAGATTTCATATCTTAAAAAGGAAATTGAGAAAATTAAATCTTACAGAGAACTTCGTAGAGCAAAACGGCAGGATGTTCCCGTGCCTGTGGTATCACTTGTTGGCTATACAAATGTTGGAAAATCTACACTCTTGAACTATCTTACAAAAAAAAATTCAGTGTATGCTGACGATAAACTTTTTGCAACACTTGACGCAACAACAC includes:
- the hflX gene encoding GTPase HflX; its protein translation is MKTKKTALLVGTNFSEKISEVAESLNELKQLSDTAGFSPIDTIIQRIKKPNPRFFVGCGKVEEIKRTCEENSVSTVIFDNELNPTQQRNLEQNIPAKIIDRTQLILDIFAQRAHTQEAKLQVELARNYYQLPRLTQREKFLAQQVGNIGVRAGFGEKKLEVDRRQIRDKISYLKKEIEKIKSYRELRRAKRQDVPVPVVSLVGYTNVGKSTLLNYLTKKNSVYADDKLFATLDATTRKVKLPDGKSVLFTDTVGFIKKLPHQLVAAFKSTLEEIVESNLIVHLIDITDENYNEKAKIVINVLKEIGAEKIPIITVYNKCDLLKTKKWG